The following coding sequences lie in one Megalodesulfovibrio gigas DSM 1382 = ATCC 19364 genomic window:
- a CDS encoding OmpH family outer membrane protein, giving the protein MRKAILLAVLFCLTATTPAFAQDPVKIGVFSLRKVMLESAPGKKAYAQLKNALEPEKNALAKEEQELKKLSEDFKKLAATLSQEGKESKQRELQKRFGDFQMRLQSFQKKASEEEARLLEPFKETIFKTIQKFGSDNRYTLILVDSQGGVAFAAAGIDVTDAIMNELSKGGK; this is encoded by the coding sequence ATGCGCAAAGCCATTCTCCTGGCAGTTCTCTTTTGCTTGACCGCCACGACCCCCGCCTTCGCCCAGGACCCCGTCAAAATCGGTGTGTTCAGCCTGCGTAAGGTCATGCTTGAGTCCGCCCCCGGCAAAAAAGCCTATGCCCAGCTCAAGAACGCCCTGGAACCCGAAAAGAATGCCCTGGCCAAGGAAGAGCAGGAGCTTAAGAAGTTGAGCGAAGACTTCAAGAAGCTCGCCGCCACCCTCTCCCAGGAAGGCAAGGAATCCAAGCAGCGTGAACTGCAAAAGCGCTTTGGCGACTTCCAGATGCGCCTGCAGAGCTTCCAGAAGAAGGCCTCCGAGGAAGAAGCCCGCCTGCTGGAGCCCTTCAAGGAAACCATCTTCAAGACCATCCAGAAGTTCGGCTCCGACAACAGGTACACCCTGATTCTGGTGGACTCCCAGGGCGGCGTGGCCTTTGCCGCCGCCGGCATCGACGTGACCGACGCCATCATGAACGAGCTCAGCAAGGGCGGCAAGTAG
- the fabZ gene encoding 3-hydroxyacyl-ACP dehydratase FabZ gives MHQEASGNAINLQGILELLPHRYPFLLVDRVLDWEKGKFIKALKNVTFNEAFFQGHFPGQPLMPGVLILEAMAQAGGILVSLSLPDMPSKLFVFTGMDKVRFRRPVHPGDQLILETTEVRQRMQLVKMHCRASVDGDLACEADLSAAIVDRASM, from the coding sequence ATGCATCAGGAAGCATCCGGCAACGCCATCAATCTGCAAGGAATTTTGGAACTCCTGCCCCACCGTTATCCGTTCCTGCTGGTGGACCGGGTGCTGGATTGGGAAAAAGGCAAGTTCATCAAGGCCCTGAAGAACGTGACGTTCAACGAAGCCTTCTTCCAGGGGCACTTCCCGGGGCAGCCTCTCATGCCCGGCGTGCTCATTCTGGAGGCCATGGCCCAGGCCGGCGGCATTCTGGTGAGCCTTTCCCTGCCGGACATGCCATCCAAGCTGTTCGTGTTCACCGGCATGGACAAAGTCCGCTTCCGCAGGCCCGTGCACCCTGGCGATCAGCTGATCCTCGAAACCACCGAAGTGCGCCAACGTATGCAACTGGTGAAAATGCACTGCCGCGCCTCCGTGGATGGTGATCTCGCCTGCGAAGC